CATTCCATGCTGTGCATACCCTACCATATGGAAGGGGAGCTGCCTTGCGAGGGAATAACTCAGGCAGGATCAGACCAGACTTGCGGGCACTTCCCCTGACAAATAAACGTCCCTGATACAAGCTGTCAGCCTTAAATGGGTCATACACTCCCCCATGAGAATTACGTTTGATCTCTCTTGAGATGGTGGAGCGGTGTACACCAATCAAGCGAGCAATCACTGCTTGTGACTTTCCCATATAAAGGAAGACGCTGATCATCATTCGCTGTGCCTTGGTCAAGTGCCTGAAGGTACGGTTTGTATGTTCGCTTTCTTGATGCATAGTAACAAGATAAGAAAACCTTACACCTCCACAGCAGGGACGTAAGGTTAAAAGTGTACTTGCCAAATAACACATCGGTGACTGAGCGGATGTATGCTGAGCTTGTCGAAGTAGCCGAAGTCTCAATAAATAATCCCTTAGACTTGGTTCAAGGAACATCGAACGTACTGTTATTACGATGAATGTTAATCGTTATTAACACTACTGCCCTATGACCTAATTGACTTTATTTGGTTCCCCCTGCTCTCCACATTTTCTTACCCTTTCTTCAGTTCAATATTTACCTCTACAATATGCCCCTCAAACTTATTGGCTGAATAGTCCTCTGTAACTGGTGAACCTGTGTCTACTCCTATACCAAAGGTATCAATCCCGTAACGTCCTCCTACTGTTGCTTCCAGATGGGCTTCCCCTACCTTTTGGTTATTTAGGTAAAGCGTAACAGTAGCTCCCTTTCCTATTCCTCCTCCATCATAAGCAACGTCCAATTTTACTGAAGCCATCCCATCGGGCAACTGCTGGCTGGACTTGATAATCGTGTTATCTTCAAAGAAGTTATAGATAAACGTTGGGTAGCCGTCTTTTACATACAAGGAATAGCCGCCTCCCAATCCACCTAGTGCATTGATTACCCCATCTTTGTGATCAGCAGAAGTCTCTAGCATTGCTTCCAAAGTCCAAGAGGTGTTCTTGGTATTGGGGGCTGCTGTCTCGGGTATCCGTATAGCGCCTTCATAGAAGGTAAACTTGGTTCGGTCACCAGTAGGAGATGGTTTGGGTACACTCAACCGTCCTGCCCCTCGATCATCCAATGGAAATACGTGGTACTTCTCGGCTTCTTCTTCCCACA
This portion of the Limibacter armeniacum genome encodes:
- a CDS encoding helix-turn-helix domain-containing protein, translated to MHQESEHTNRTFRHLTKAQRMMISVFLYMGKSQAVIARLIGVHRSTISREIKRNSHGGVYDPFKADSLYQGRLFVRGSARKSGLILPELFPRKAAPLPYGRVCTAWNADYNDCYLRGPHSRRSIFILKSPSLFKLHEKPIQPRLNRPHVQLLLLYWKALSPRLRDFESHKTNLVIQTELLSHLEQRRSA